AACATGTGGCTGCCCCGGCCGCGGACCAGGTGCACCGGCCGTTCGTAGAACAACCGGTACGCCGGCCCGAGCAAGCGGGTGCGGGCCGAGATCAACCGTTCGGTACCCGGATCGATCGCCTGATCGCCCGTATAGCTGTTGGAATCCATGATGTTGGAAAACCTCATGTTCCCAACCCCTTTCGTACCCATGTCAGTTGTCTCGGTCTCGGCCCGCAACCTCTCGATCAGCGCTCGTGTGATTCTTCCAACACGGTCCGGCCGAGATCGGCATAGCGGTTGGGGTCCTTGGCCTTCAAGAACAGCGCAAGCAGTACTCCGCCGATACCGACGATGCCAACAACATACGGGATCGCACCGAAGATCCAGTCGGTGGCCGCGTCACCGGCCGCGAACGACGCGTTCTTGGCCAGCAGGTAGATGACGTAGAGCATGCCGACGCCGCCCAGCAGTGGGGCGAGAAACGTCTTGAACCAGTGTGCGGTCTCGGGGTGCCGCTTGTGCACGTGGAAGTAGGAGATCACCGAGAACGCCGCCAGTGCCTGCACGATCATGATCGCGGTGGTACCCAGCAGCGCCATCAGGCCGTACAGCTCGGTGTACGGATCTCGTCCGGTGAGGTCGAAGAACAGCACCACCAGGGTCGCGAAGCCGGTCTGGACGAACCCGGCGATGTGCGGCGAGCCGTGCACCGGGTGCGTGGCGCCGATGGTCCTGCGCATACCGGGGACGACGTTCTCGCGGCCGATCGCGTACAGGTACCGCGCGGCGCAGTTGTGGAACGCCATACCGCACGCGAACGACCCCGTCATCAGCAGGATCTTGAACAGGTCGACGGCCCACACCCCGAGGTGCTCGTGCACCGGGTTGAAGAAGATGTTGCCCGCGGTCTCCGAATCCTGTGCCAGCGCAATGGCATTCTGCGGACCGGTGCCGACGATGGCCAGCCATGACACGATCACATAGAAGGCGCCGATGCCGATCACCGAGCTGACCACCGCGATCGGGATGATCTTCTTGGGGTTGCGCGACTCCTCGCCGTACATGGCGCTCGATTCGAACCCGACCCACGACCAGAACGCGAAGAACAGGCCGACGCCCGCGGAGCCGGCGACGGCGATCATGCTTCCGTCAGTGCCCGCCACCTCACCGGAGAGACTCTGAAAACCGTTGAGCGGGTTGAGCGATCCGAGCGACCAGCCCTGCGGGCCGCCACCGGTGAACACCACCGACAGCGCCATCAACGCGAGCATCACGATCTCGGTGACGAGGAACACCCCGAGCACCTTCGCGGCAAGGTTGATGTCGAAGTAGGTCAGCACCGCGTTGACCGCGAGCATGACGACCGCGAACACGATCCACGGCACGTCGACGTCGAAAAAGGACTTGAACAGATCGTTGCCGAAGAACGCGAAGATACCGATCAACGAGGCTTCGAAGACCATGTAGGCCAACGCCGTCAGGAATCCCGCACCCAGGCCGACAACGCGGCCCAGCCCGTGGCTGATGTAGCCGTAGAACGCGCCGGTCGCGGTGATGTGCTTGCTCATCGCGGCATAGCCGATGGCGAACAACGTCAGGACGATCGTGGCGACGAAGTACCCGGCGGGCGCGTACGCACCGTTGCCGAAGCCCACCGCGATCGGGACGTTGCCGACCATGGCCGTGATGGGTGCGGCGGTTGCGACCGCCATGAACATGACGCCGACCAGGCCCACCGCGTTGGGCTTGAGGCGCTGGATGGCTTCTGAAGACGTCGACGCCTTTCCAGGCGCCGAGGGGTCGATGATCTCACTCATTGGGGTCCTAATCCGTCCCTGGAAAGCAGGGAAATTGCCGGACCAATATTTGGTCTGGTCTGGGGATGTCGACGACGACTCTGTGGTGCGACGGGGCAATTGTTACCGCGCCCAGATCCGTTGGTCAACTTGGAATAACCTGTGCCAACGGGCTTTGTTGCGGTCATGTTTCGAAGCTGAGAGCCATGCAACGACAACGTAAAAATTCTCGATTTGGTCTGCTCTGCTCGCCCTTTTGGTCCACACTCTTCGCATGCCGGGACTTCCTGCTGACCATGAACTGTTCGCGCGCGCCGCCCTCGGCGCCTATCGGCGCGACCTCGACACTCCGTTGCGTCTGCTCAGCCTGTCGGAGAACGCGACGTATCTGGCCGGCGATCCGGACGGTGACGCCGAACCGATCGTGCTGCGCGTCCACCGCCCGGACTACCACTCCGTGGCGGGTATCACCTCGGAGCTGTCGTGGATGGCCGCATTACGACGCGAAACCAATGTCAGTACACCGGAACTCGTACCGGCCAGTGACGGTGACCAGGTGGTCGCGGCCACCGTTGGCGACCGCACGCTGTACGTCGACGCCGTGAGCTTCGTGTCCGGGTGCACGGCCGAGGAGGCCCCGGATGTCGTGGGTTTCGCCGAACTCGGTGAGCTGACGGCGATCATGCACGACCACGCCCAGAGCTGGACGGCGCCGGCATCGTTCACGCGGTTCAGCTGGGATCTCGACGCGATCCTGGGCCCCGAGGCGCGCTGGGGAAACTGGCGTGACGCACCCGCACTCACCGAGGACGACAAGGCCTCGATCAGCCGCGCCGTCGCCGAGATCACCAGACGGATCACCGAATTCGGCGCGTCGCCGGACCGCTACGGGCTCATCCACGCTGACCTGCGGCTGTCGAACCTCATGGTCGATCCCGCGTCGCCGGGCACCGGTATCACCGTGATCGACTTCGATGACTGCGGCTGGGGCTGGCACCTGGCCGATCTCGCCGCCGTGGTGTCGTGGCTGGAGGAATCCCCGGAGGCCGGCGGCATCATCGCCGAGTGGCTGCGCGGATACCGGGCGGTGCGAGCCCTCCCCGACGAGCACCTGGCGTTGATCCCGACGTTCGTCCTGCTGCGCCGCGTGCAGTTGACGGCGTGGATCGCCTCACACGCCGATGCCGACGCCGCGATCTCCGTCGGCGCCGACTACGCGCGCGGCACCGCACGTCTCGCGCAGCGCTACCTCGACGACCAAAGTTGGCTACAAGAGGCCATCTTCGCTTCACCCCTCACCCCGACAGCATGACAAGGAGAAACATGTTCGACCTGCAGGGCCGCTCCGTGGTGGTCACCGGCGGAACCAAAGGCATCGGCCGCGGTATCGCCACGGTCTTCGCTCGGGCGGGCGCCAACGTGGCGGTGGCCGGACGCTCCACCGCCGACATCGACACGTGTGTGGCCGATCTCGAGCAGTTGGGTTCCGGCAAGGTCATCGGTGTGCAGACCGACGTCAGCGACCGCGACCAGTGCGAAGCCCTCGCATCACGTACGGTCGAGGCGTTCGGCGGCATCGACGTGGTGTGCGCCAACGCCGGGGTCTTTCCCGACGCGCCGTTGGCGACCATGACGCCCGAGCAGCTCACCGGGATCTTCGCCGTGAATGTCAACGGCACGTTCTACGCGGTCCAGGCCTGTCTGGATGCGCTCATCGCATCGGGCAGCGGCCGCGTGGTGCTGACGTCGTCGATCACCGGCCCCATCACCGGCTACCCGGGCTGGTCACACTACGGCGCCACCAAGGCCGCGCAGCTGGGCTTCATGCGCACGGCAGCAATCGAATTGGCGCCCCACAAGATCACTGTCAACGCAATCCTGCCCGGCAACATCATGACCGAGGGATTGCTCGACAACGGCGAGGAGTACATCGCCAGCATGGCACGCTCCATCCCGGCAGGCGCGCTGGGCACCCCGGAGGACATCGGCCACCTCGCAGCCTTCCTGGCCACCAAGGAGGCCGGTTACATCACCGGCCAGGCCATCGCCGTCGACGGTGGACAGGTGCTGCCCGAGTCCCTGGACGCGATCGCGACGTAGCACCGGCCATGGAGGAGACGTCCGGCGGTCCGGTGGCCGAAGACGTACGCCGCCGAATTCTGTCCATGCTGGCCCAGGGCATGCTGCGCCCGGGTTCGCGGCTGGGCACCGAACGCGAGATGGCGGACACCTTCGCGGTGTCGCGGTCGACGTTGCGCAGCGCCCTGCTGCCGTTGAGCCAGGCCGGTGTGCTGGAGCGTCGCACCGGCCGCAACGGTGGCACGTTCGTCCGCGCCGACGTCGTGCAGCGCAACGCGGCCGAGTTGGCCGGTCTGCCCGCCCGCCTGCACAGCGGCGGGCACACCAGTACCAGCCGCGTGCTGGGCACAGACCGCAGGCCGGCGACCACCATCGAGGCCGAGGCACTCGAAGTACCGGACGGCGCAGACATCTTCACCATCCGGCGCTTACGGTTCGCCGACGGTGTGCCCCTGTCGGTGGATCTCGCGTGCTTCGTCGCCGAGCGTATGAACGATCTGCTCGAACAACCGCTCGGCGGCTCGCTCTACGAGCTGCTGCAAGTGCGTTACGGGCTGGTGCCCGCCACCACGACCGAGACGATCGAGGTGGTGAGCGCCAGCCCCCGCGAGGCCCAGTGGCTGGACATCGCGCACCGCAAACCGCTGTTGGCCATCACACGGGTGACCCGCGACGATTCGGGCAGGCCGTTCGAATACGCCTACGATCTCTTCCGCGCCGACCGCGTGCGTCTCACCGCGACCAGCCACGGCACCGTCGGCGCGGTCGAACGGTCGGTCAGCAGCACGGCCTGAACCAACACCGCGAGCGGGCGTGTTTGCCGCCCGACACACCGTCGAACAGCAGCACTGCACGCACGCTCGCGGTGCACGAGCGCGCCCAATTATCAGGCCAGCTTGCGCAACCGGGGCTCCAGATCGCGTTTGAACAGCTCCAGGAACCGCCGCTGGTCGTGGCCCGGGGCGTGGAACACGAGGTGGTTCAGGCCCCATTTGACGTACTGACCGACCTTTTCGACCGCCTCGTCCGGATCCGAGGCGACGATCCAGCGCTTGGCGACCTGCTCGATCGGCAACGCATCGGCTGCCTTCTCCATCTCGATCGGATCATCGATCGAGTGCTTCTGCTCGGCGGTCAACGACAACGGCGCCCAGAACCTGGTGTTCTCCAACGCCGCCTCCGGATCGGTGTCATAGGAGATCTTGATCTCGATCATCCGATCGATATCGTCGGCATCGCGGCCGGCGGCCGCCGCACCCTCCTTGACCGCAGGGATCAGCTTCTCGGCGTACAGTTCCTCACCCTTGCCCGAGGTGCAGATGAACCCGTCCCCGGCGCGGCCGGCGTATTTGGCCACCACCGGCCCACCGGCGGCGATGTACACCGGGATCCCACCCTCGGGCACGTCATAGATCGACGCGCCCTTCGTGTGGTAGTACTCGCCGTCGAAATCGACCCGGTCGCCGAGCCACAACTCGCGCATCAACTTCACCGATTCGCGTAACCGCGCGAACCGCTCCTTGAACTCCGGCCACTCCCCGGCATAGCCGGTCGCGATCTCGTTGAGCGCCTCACCGGTGCCCACACCCAGGAAGATCCGGCCCGGGTACAAACACCCCATCGTCGCGAACGCCTGGGCGATCACCGCCGGGTTGTAGCGGAACGTCGGTGTCAACACCGACGTGCCCAACACCAACCGCTGCGTGCGCTCCCCGACCGCGGTCATCCACGCCAACGAGAACGGCGCATGCCCGCCCTCATGCCGCCAGGGCTGGAAATGATCACTGACCGTCGCACTGTCCATACCTGCCGACTCGGCCAGAACCGCCAACTCGACCAATTCGCGCGGAGCAAACTGCTCCGCCGACGCCTTATAACCTAGTTTCAACTCAGCCACGATTCGTTTCTACTCCAGTGCTTAGACTCGCGGCATGGCAGTGGCCCTTACCAAGATCACCGAGCGCGTGCATTTCGCCCAAACCGACCTCGTCAATTGGACGTTGGTGACCGGTGATGACGGCGTGATGCTGATCGACGCCGGCTACCCGGGGCAACGCGACGATGTGCTCGGTTCGGTGCGGCAGTTGGGTTTCGGGCCGGACGACATCAAGGCGATTCTGTTGACCCACGCCCACATCGACCATTTCGGTACGGCGATCTGGCTTGCGAAAACCCATGGGACCCACGTGTATTGCCATGCCGATGAGGTCGGTCATGCGCGGCGCGAGTATCTCGAGCAGGCGTCGCCGGCAGCGGTGATCCGTCAGGCGTGGCGGCCGAGCTGGCTGAAGTGGGCGCTGGCGATCTCGCGTAGCGGCGCGTTCGACCATTCCGGTATCGCCTCGGCGCAGGCGTTCACCACCGACGTCGCAGCGACGCTGCCGGGGAATCCCACTGCGATTCCCACCCCGGGGCACACCGGCGGGCACTGCTCGTATCTGGTCGACGGTGTTTTGGTGTCGGGTGACGCTCTCGTGACCGGCCATCCGACCTCGCCGCGGCGCGGCCCCCAGTTGCTGCATCCGGTGTTCAATCACGACGAGCAGGCCTGCCTGCGCAGCCTCGGCGCGCTTGCGCTGCAGGACACCGAGGTGCTGCTTCCCGGTCACGGGGACGTGTGGCGCGGCCCGATCCGCGAGCTCGCCGATCAGGCCGCACCCTCCGCGCGCAGCACCTAGCGGACCGCCACGGACCGGCTAACCCAGAACCCGGTAACCCAGCAGGAAGAAACCGGTCAGGCACAGCCCACATGCCAGCACGATCGTAGGCATGAGGACCATCTGGTCGAGTTCCTCGGGTTCGAAGACTTCGTCGTCGTCGATCGAGCCGAAGAAAACCCTGGCCACGGCGGTGCGGCGGAACGCAAACAGGCGTTCGCGCAGCCTGTCCGAGTTGGCGCGGCGACCGATGAACAATCGCACGGCCACCCCGGCCGCGAACACCAGAGCCCCGGACGCCAACAGCAGCGACCCCACGACTACCTGCGGATTCGGCAAACGCTCCCCCACTGGTGTTCGGCTCTTGCGGGGCCAAGCCTATAGGCGGTCCGGCGCGGGCTTCATCGAGTTACGCGTCACAGTCCCCAGCGCTGTGCGATCAGCTCATGGGACCGCAACCGGTCCTCGTGACGGTGGGTCACCGAGGTGATGACCAGTTCGTCGGCGTTCGTGACCCGCCGCAGCGCCTCCAGGCGCTTCACCACCTGGTCCGGGTCACCGACGAATTGCGTTGCGACACGGTCTCTTACGATACCGATCTGGTCTGCGGTGAGCGGCGGCAGATCTTCGGGATCGGGGTACGGGATGGCACCGCCACCAGCACGGATGGAGTACACCCAGTGCGCGTATCCGGCCGCCCACCGCTGCGCCGTGGGTTCGTCGTCGGCGACGACGATGTCGGCAGACACCACGACATACGGTTCGGCAAGATATTCGGACGGCGTGAACTCGTTGCGGTACAACTCGATTGCCTCCAGCGCGGTCGCCGGCGTGATGTGGTAGCTGGCAACGAACGGCAACCCGCGGGCCGCGGCGACGCCTGCGCTCTGGCCCTTGCTACTGCCGAAGATCCACGGCGTCAGACCGCTGCCCGCACCCGGTACGGCGGTGCCGACGTCATAGCGGTCCTGCAGCATCGCGAGGATGTCGTCGAGCTGATCGGCGAAGTCGGGCGCGACGGCGTGCGGCTGTTGCAACGCCGCCATCCGCGTCTGCATCCGCGGGTCACTCAGCATCGCCCGCATGTCGAACGGCGCGGGGATGACCACACCGTCGATCTCGTGCCATTCCCGGGGCGGTTCGGGTGGCTTGCGTTTGTCTCGCAACGCCTCGACGCGTCGCTGGCCCGATCGACCGACGCCCAGGTCGATGCGTCCGGGGTGAAAGGCCTCCAGCATCCCGAAACTCTCCACCACCGCCACGGCAGTGGTGTGCCCGAGCTGCACGGCGGCGGTGCCGACCCGGATCCGCTCGGTGGCCGCCGCGATCTGCCCCACCAGCACCGCGGGTGCCGAACTCGCGACGGCGGCGAAGTGGTGTTCGGCGACCCAGAACCGCTTGTACCCCCACCGCTCGGCGTGTTGTGCGAGGTCGACGGTGTTGCGCAGCGCCGTCGCGGCGTCGCTACCGGCGCTGATCGGCGCGAGATCCAATATCGACAACGGAACGTTCATGCCGACTCCTCAACGGGCAGCACCTTGTGGAAAGCGATGGGGAACACCGTGCCGTCGGCGGGCAACGGTTCACGCAGGCGCGTGTAGCCTGCGGCGGCGTACAACGCCTCGGCCTCGGGCTGCAGGTGGCCCGTCGTCAGGTAGACCTTCCGGTAGCCGCGCGCGGCGATCTCGTTCTCCAGGT
This genomic window from Mycolicibacterium goodii contains:
- the fgd gene encoding glucose-6-phosphate dehydrogenase (coenzyme-F420), translated to MAELKLGYKASAEQFAPRELVELAVLAESAGMDSATVSDHFQPWRHEGGHAPFSLAWMTAVGERTQRLVLGTSVLTPTFRYNPAVIAQAFATMGCLYPGRIFLGVGTGEALNEIATGYAGEWPEFKERFARLRESVKLMRELWLGDRVDFDGEYYHTKGASIYDVPEGGIPVYIAAGGPVVAKYAGRAGDGFICTSGKGEELYAEKLIPAVKEGAAAAGRDADDIDRMIEIKISYDTDPEAALENTRFWAPLSLTAEQKHSIDDPIEMEKAADALPIEQVAKRWIVASDPDEAVEKVGQYVKWGLNHLVFHAPGHDQRRFLELFKRDLEPRLRKLA
- a CDS encoding phosphotransferase enzyme family protein — protein: MPGLPADHELFARAALGAYRRDLDTPLRLLSLSENATYLAGDPDGDAEPIVLRVHRPDYHSVAGITSELSWMAALRRETNVSTPELVPASDGDQVVAATVGDRTLYVDAVSFVSGCTAEEAPDVVGFAELGELTAIMHDHAQSWTAPASFTRFSWDLDAILGPEARWGNWRDAPALTEDDKASISRAVAEITRRITEFGASPDRYGLIHADLRLSNLMVDPASPGTGITVIDFDDCGWGWHLADLAAVVSWLEESPEAGGIIAEWLRGYRAVRALPDEHLALIPTFVLLRRVQLTAWIASHADADAAISVGADYARGTARLAQRYLDDQSWLQEAIFASPLTPTA
- a CDS encoding MBL fold metallo-hydrolase gives rise to the protein MAVALTKITERVHFAQTDLVNWTLVTGDDGVMLIDAGYPGQRDDVLGSVRQLGFGPDDIKAILLTHAHIDHFGTAIWLAKTHGTHVYCHADEVGHARREYLEQASPAAVIRQAWRPSWLKWALAISRSGAFDHSGIASAQAFTTDVAATLPGNPTAIPTPGHTGGHCSYLVDGVLVSGDALVTGHPTSPRRGPQLLHPVFNHDEQACLRSLGALALQDTEVLLPGHGDVWRGPIRELADQAAPSARST
- a CDS encoding APC family permease, whose protein sequence is MSEIIDPSAPGKASTSSEAIQRLKPNAVGLVGVMFMAVATAAPITAMVGNVPIAVGFGNGAYAPAGYFVATIVLTLFAIGYAAMSKHITATGAFYGYISHGLGRVVGLGAGFLTALAYMVFEASLIGIFAFFGNDLFKSFFDVDVPWIVFAVVMLAVNAVLTYFDINLAAKVLGVFLVTEIVMLALMALSVVFTGGGPQGWSLGSLNPLNGFQSLSGEVAGTDGSMIAVAGSAGVGLFFAFWSWVGFESSAMYGEESRNPKKIIPIAVVSSVIGIGAFYVIVSWLAIVGTGPQNAIALAQDSETAGNIFFNPVHEHLGVWAVDLFKILLMTGSFACGMAFHNCAARYLYAIGRENVVPGMRRTIGATHPVHGSPHIAGFVQTGFATLVVLFFDLTGRDPYTELYGLMALLGTTAIMIVQALAAFSVISYFHVHKRHPETAHWFKTFLAPLLGGVGMLYVIYLLAKNASFAAGDAATDWIFGAIPYVVGIVGIGGVLLALFLKAKDPNRYADLGRTVLEESHER
- a CDS encoding GntR family transcriptional regulator; the protein is MEETSGGPVAEDVRRRILSMLAQGMLRPGSRLGTEREMADTFAVSRSTLRSALLPLSQAGVLERRTGRNGGTFVRADVVQRNAAELAGLPARLHSGGHTSTSRVLGTDRRPATTIEAEALEVPDGADIFTIRRLRFADGVPLSVDLACFVAERMNDLLEQPLGGSLYELLQVRYGLVPATTTETIEVVSASPREAQWLDIAHRKPLLAITRVTRDDSGRPFEYAYDLFRADRVRLTATSHGTVGAVERSVSSTA
- the fabG gene encoding 3-oxoacyl-ACP reductase FabG — its product is MFDLQGRSVVVTGGTKGIGRGIATVFARAGANVAVAGRSTADIDTCVADLEQLGSGKVIGVQTDVSDRDQCEALASRTVEAFGGIDVVCANAGVFPDAPLATMTPEQLTGIFAVNVNGTFYAVQACLDALIASGSGRVVLTSSITGPITGYPGWSHYGATKAAQLGFMRTAAIELAPHKITVNAILPGNIMTEGLLDNGEEYIASMARSIPAGALGTPEDIGHLAAFLATKEAGYITGQAIAVDGGQVLPESLDAIAT
- a CDS encoding LLM class flavin-dependent oxidoreductase, yielding MNVPLSILDLAPISAGSDAATALRNTVDLAQHAERWGYKRFWVAEHHFAAVASSAPAVLVGQIAAATERIRVGTAAVQLGHTTAVAVVESFGMLEAFHPGRIDLGVGRSGQRRVEALRDKRKPPEPPREWHEIDGVVIPAPFDMRAMLSDPRMQTRMAALQQPHAVAPDFADQLDDILAMLQDRYDVGTAVPGAGSGLTPWIFGSSKGQSAGVAAARGLPFVASYHITPATALEAIELYRNEFTPSEYLAEPYVVVSADIVVADDEPTAQRWAAGYAHWVYSIRAGGGAIPYPDPEDLPPLTADQIGIVRDRVATQFVGDPDQVVKRLEALRRVTNADELVITSVTHRHEDRLRSHELIAQRWGL